Part of the Anaerohalosphaeraceae bacterium genome is shown below.
GTACTTTGATGTCCCGCACATCGATGCCGTCAATTCGCACCGCGCCGGACTGCACATCGTAAAAGCGCGGAATCAGACTGACCAGGGTGCTTTTGCCCGACCCGCTGGGGCCGACCAGAGCAATCCGGCTGCCTGGCTCGGCTGTGAAGTGGATGTCCAGCAGCACAGGCCGGTCCGGCTGATAGCCGAACCAAACGTGTTCGAACTCCACACGTCCCTGAACCGAAGGCAGGTCCACGGCGTCCGGACGGCTGCGGATATCGGGCTGCTCGTCCATAATCTGAAAGATGCGGTCCAGCGCCGCCAGGGCGTTGGCCATGACCACATTCAGCTCGGAAAACCGCTGCATCGGCAGGTACAGCGGCCCCAGATACATCATCAGCGCCACCAAATCGCCGACGGTCATCGCCCCCTTGAGCACCCGCATTCCGCCGAAGGCAATCACCACGAGCGGAGCCAGCCCAATCAGCGTGCCGGTAACGGCCTGATTGAGTCCCTGCATCAGAATCCGCTGCATATTGATGGAAAAGAGCTTCTCGGATTGTCGGCGGAATCGCCGTTTTTCCGTTTTTTCTCGACCGAAAGCGTGAATAACGGCGGTGGCGGAAATCCGCTCGCTCACATCGCCGGCCATTGTCGCCAGTTCATCCTGAATCCGCATGGTTGCGGCGCGAATGCTGGTGCTGAAACGGCGGAAAAAGAACAGATAAACCGGATAGGTCGCCAGGGCCGCCAGAGCCGTCGGCATGTCGATTCGAAAGACAAAAAAGAGGATGGCAATCAGGGCAGCGGCGTCCATCCAAGTATTGGTCAGAGCTGTGCCGACCAGATTTTGAGCCAGAGCGATGTCGCTGATAAGGCGGGAGACGATTTCCCCGCTGCGGTGCCGACTGAAAAACGAAGCCGACAGCCGCAGGATTCGCCAGTACAGTTCATACCGCAGATGAAACACCGCCCGGTGACTGGCCTTGTCTGCATAGATGTGCCGGATGTACACAAACGGCGCATAAAGAAACAGGTACACGGCGGCCATCGCCCCGGTGCACAGCAGCAGTTGCCGCATTTTTTCTTCTGAAGGCAGGGTTGCGTTTAAGAACACCTGATCCACCAGATAGCGTGTCACCTGCGGGGTCAGCAGCGGCACTGTAAATTTGACGATACCGCCCAGCACTGCCAGCACCAAGTATCCGCTGTACGGCCGCACATATCCCAGAAAACGAATAAAATTGTTTCTTTTTTGAGCCATTCGGATTTCACAAATACGGGTGCCTCCTCGCGGAAAGATTTTATCCGAAAGAGGCGGCGGAAGAAAGTCTTCTTTGAAACAGCCCCAACTGTCTTTTAGAAGGTGTGGATGATTTGCAGTCCGAATGCGGGCGGCTGAATGCGGTACATCCCCGGGAAGTCATTGGTAAAACCGAACTTGCGCTTGCCCAAGTCTTTGTCGAACCATCCCAGAATGTTATAGGCATCCAGACGGAACGTGGTGTTGGCGCTGTATTTGTACTCCAGACCCATATTCCAGAAATAGCTGGGCTCGAACGATTCCAGACCGTTTTTCTGGTCAAACCGGGCCGGACTCCAGGCAAAAAGACGCGCATAGTCCTTGCCGCCGGGCCAGCCCCAATAAAAGATTGCTGAACTGCTCAGCGTGCACCGCTCGTTTACGTGCCATAAAAGACGCAGTTTTGTTTCATGGTTGGCCCAGTTGGCAAAATTATTGCCGCGCCCGCTGTAAGCCGCCGTTTCTTCGATGGATGTGATACCCTTGAAAAGCGAGACGTCGTCCAGTTGGGTGTAAGTTTGCGAAGCCGAAAACTCCACCCGGTCGCTGGGTTTGTAGAGAATTTCTCCTTCGGCTCCATAGGATTTCAGATTCGCTACCAGACCT
Proteins encoded:
- a CDS encoding ABC transporter ATP-binding protein, coding for MAQKRNNFIRFLGYVRPYSGYLVLAVLGGIVKFTVPLLTPQVTRYLVDQVFLNATLPSEEKMRQLLLCTGAMAAVYLFLYAPFVYIRHIYADKASHRAVFHLRYELYWRILRLSASFFSRHRSGEIVSRLISDIALAQNLVGTALTNTWMDAAALIAILFFVFRIDMPTALAALATYPVYLFFFRRFSTSIRAATMRIQDELATMAGDVSERISATAVIHAFGREKTEKRRFRRQSEKLFSINMQRILMQGLNQAVTGTLIGLAPLVVIAFGGMRVLKGAMTVGDLVALMMYLGPLYLPMQRFSELNVVMANALAALDRIFQIMDEQPDIRSRPDAVDLPSVQGRVEFEHVWFGYQPDRPVLLDIHFTAEPGSRIALVGPSGSGKSTLVSLIPRFYDVQSGAVRIDGIDVRDIKVPSLRKAIGMVLQEPMLFSGTIRENILYGNPSASEKEVIEAARSAHALDFIQALPAGFDTEVGERGLMLSGGQKQRITIARAFLKNPPILIFDEATSSLDSESEYWIQQAMQNLIRGRTTFIIAHRLATVMSADWIL